One part of the Melospiza melodia melodia isolate bMelMel2 chromosome 3, bMelMel2.pri, whole genome shotgun sequence genome encodes these proteins:
- the LOC134415323 gene encoding uncharacterized transmembrane protein DDB_G0289901 codes for MEQWRGRGRWSSGGADGDGAVEGQMEQWQGRWSSGGADGDGAAAGQMEQQRGRWSSGGADGDGAVAGQMEQRRGRRRWSSGGADGDGAVAGQREQWRDRWRWSSGGADGAVVGQTEMEQRRGRGSSGGTDGDGAVAGQMEMEQRRGRWSSGGADGDGAAAGQREQWRDRWRWSSGGADGDGAVAGQMEQWWGRRRWSSGGADGAAAGQMEQRRGRWRWSSGGADGAAAGQMEMEQRRGRRRWSSGGADGDGAAAGQMEMEQRRGRRRWSSGGADGAAAGQMEQWRGRRRWSSGGADGAAAGQMEQRRGRRRWSSGGADGDGAAAGQTEMEQRRGRWRWSSGGADGDGAAAGQMEQRRGRWSSGGTDGDGAVAGQMEMEQWRGRWRWSSGGADGAAAPPRTPTRQGSARASLLHRSLQVPLTYHSVLQNLHPCVYITFLK; via the coding sequence ATGGAGCAGTGGCGGGGCAGAGGGAGATGGAGCAGCGGCGGGGCAGATGGAGATGGAGCAGTGGAAGGGCAGATGGAGCAGTGGCAGGGCAGATGGAGCAGTGGTGGGGCAGACGGAGATGGAGCAGCGGCGGGGCAGAtggagcagcagcggggcagaTGGAGCAGCGGCGGGGCAGATGGAGATGGAGCAGTGGCAGGGCAGATGGAGCAGCGGCGGGGCAGACGGAGATGGAGCAGCGGCGGGGCAGATGGAGATGGAGCAGTGGCGGGGCAGAGGGAGCAGTGGCGGGACAGATGGAGATGGAGCAGTGGCGGGGCAGATGGAGCAGTGGTGGGGCAGACGGAGATGGAGCAGCGGCGGGGCAGAGGGAGCAGTGGCGGGACAGATGGAGATGGAGCAGTGGCGGGGCAGATGGAGATGGAGCAGCGGCGGGGCAGATGGAGCAGCGGCGGGGCAGATGGAGATGGAGCAGCGGCGGGGCAGAGGGAGCAGTGGCGGGACAGATGGAGATGGAGCAGTGGCGGGGCAGATGGAGATGGAGCAGTGGCGGGGCAGATGGAGCAGTGGTGGGGCAGACGGAGATGGAGCAGCGGCGGGGCAGAtggagcagcagcggggcagaTGGAGCAGCGGCGGGGCAGATGGAGATGGAGCAGTGGCGGGGCAGATGGAGCAGCGGCGGGGCAGATGGAGATGGAGCAGCGGCGGGGCAGACGGAGATGGAGCAGCGGCGGGGCAGATGGAGATGGAGCAGCGGCGGGGCAGATGGAGATGGAGCAGCGGCGGGGCAGACGGAGATGGAGCAGCGGCGGGGCAGATGGAGCAGCGGCGGGGCAGATGGAGCAGTGGCGGGGCAGACGGAGATGGAGCAGCGGCGGGGCAGATGGAGCAGCGGCGGGGCAGATGGAGCAGCGGCGGGGCAGACGGAGATGGAGCAGCGGCGGGGCAGATGGAGATGGAGCAGCGGCGGGGCAGACGGAGATGGAGCAGCGGCGGGGCAGATGGAGATGGAGCAGCGGCGGGGCAGACGGAGATGGAGCAGCGGCGGGGCAGATGGAGCAGCGGCGGGGCAGATGGAGCAGTGGCGGGACAGACGGAGATGGAGCAGTGGCGGGGCAGATGGAGATGGAGCAGTGGCGGGGCAGATGGAGATGGAGCAGCGGCGGGGCAGATGGAGCAGCGGCGCCGCCCCGAACACCAACACGTCAAGGTTCTGCCCGAGCATCCCTGCTCCATCGCTCTCTACAAGTTCCTCTTACCTATCACTCTGTCCTCCAGAATCTTCACCCATGTGTTTATATTACTTTCCTAAAATAA